The window AACCTTACAAACCACGCATACTTTAACTTGTCCGGACATGCTTCAGGTGATGTTTTGAAACATCAGATATACATTAATGCAGACAAGTTTACTCCTGTAAATGATGAATGTATTCCTACGGGAGAAATCAAAGATGTTAAAGGTACTGTAATGGACTTTACAAAAATGAGCAGTTTCGCAGAAGGCATTGCAAGCGGCGACGAGCAAATTGTATATGGTCTGGGTTACGACCATAACTGGGCATTGAATACAAATGGAAATATAAATGAAGTTGCCTGTGAGCTGTATGAACCGCAAAGCGGTCGTGCTATGCAGGTATTCACAACAAAACCCGGCATACAGTTCTATACAGGAAACCATTTAAATGAGAATGTGGAGCTGATTGGAAAGAATAATACTGTTTACAACAAGAGAACAGGACTTTGTCTTGAAACACAGTTTTTCCCTAATGCAATGAAGCATAAGAATTTTCCTTCACCTATTCTTAAAGCAAACGAAACCTATCATTATGTAACTATATATAAATTTTTAAATAAGTAAAATCAAAAAGCCCCTGATTCTTCAGGGGCTTCAATTTGCTCTAAGTTACGAAAATTACCTTCTGTTAAATCCGCCATTAAAGCTTTTCTGGGATGCCTTCTTAGCTCTTCTGCAGTCAGGGCATCTAGCTGGTTCATTAGTGAATCCTTTTTCGGCGTAGAATTGTTGCTCGCCAACCGTAAATGTAAAAGTTGCACCGCAATCTTTACAAGTAAGTGTTTTATCTTCCATGGGACTACCTCCTATAAAATTTTATTGCTGAGCGTATAAGAACTTAAACATTACGGACCAAAAAGGATGTTATGAATTAGTATAAGAAATTATAAGCTTTGCATCTTTATTATACACTTTGAAAAAACAATAATCAATAAATTTAAAGCAATTATTGTAAAAAAATTACATATAAGAATTTAAATGGATTGATAAATTGCAAAGAAATACTTAATTTACATTATTTTTATATAGAAAGGGCTATTTGATAAAAAATAGTGAAAAATAATTTAATTTCTATTGACAAAAGTAACATTGTACCGTAAAATATCAAATGTGTCTTGCGGGACATACTTATAGATGGTGGGTATAGCTCAGTCGGTTAGAGCGCCAGATTGTGGCTCTGGAGGCCGTGGATTCGAATTCCACTATTCACCCCATATTAAAAGAAAAGCCGATAAATTTGATTTATCGGCTCTTTTGCTATTTGTCAGTCTCATCATAGTTGTATTCTATAATCAAGTCAGGATTGTGTTTTTTTCCCATTTTATGTCTTGTTTTTCGGTTTTCCACAGTATCAAATATTATTGAAAAATCGTAGTCGGGCGGATAGAGCTCACTTGCAGGCACATGCAGCTTTATTCTTTTGTGGGAGATAAGCTTTTTTTGTCCTTTAATCTGAACACCTAATTCACCTTGCTCATTGGCTTTTTGGTATACCAGTCCCAATTCTTTCTGAGGAAAGACCATAACGCTGTCTCCTATGTTAAATTTGCTGCATCTGTTTTGAGGCACATCCTTTTTTGGGGTTTCTCTAATAAGTACAGGTGATTTCAAGTTCCGTTGAATTTCATACTGGTTTTCCTGACCAATAGAGCTTAAAAAAGATTCTTTATTTTCAGAAGCATTAACCTTGGCGCAGTGGTGCTCTTTATAGGCAGCCTCATGAGCAAGCCTGAGAAGATGAGCAGGAAAACCCAACCTTTTAGCAATATACAGGGCACAGCTTTCTCCGGCCTCACCAATTTCAAGTTGATACAAAGGTTTAAGGCTTTCCTTGTCAAAAGCCATTCTGGCGTTTACAAGACCTGCTGTATTTCTGGCATAGTCCTTTATTTCGGGGTAATGGGTGGTTGCCACGAAAAGGCAGCCCCTGTTTTTTAGCTCTTCAAGAATTGCCGTTGCTATACCCATACCTTCTGCCGGGTCTGTTCCTGAGCCGACCTCATCCAGCAGGACAAGGCTTTCTGCTGTTGACTGTTTTAGGATATCATTAATGGTTGTTATGTGTGCCGAAAAGGTTGATAAATTTTCGGTAATGCTTTGACCGTCGCCGATATCGCACAAAATCATATTGTGCATTGAAAATTCACTTCCCGAAGCCGCAGGAACATGAAGTCCGCTTTGAGCCATAATTGAAAGCAATCCTACAGTTTTAAGGGCAACTGTTTTACCTCCCGTATTGGGGCCTGTTATAACAACTCCTCTGATGCCATTACCAATTTCAAAGTCAAGAGGTACACATTCAGACTGGTTGAGAAGAGGGTGTCGTCCTGCTTTAATAACAATCCTACGGTTCATATGGATATCAGCTGCATTTGCCTTCATTTGAACAGAAAGCTTAGCCTTGGCAAAAAAGACATCTAAAGTTTCCATAATATCTGCATTGGTTTTAAAAACCTGCAATTGTTCATCTACCAATGAAGTCAGAGTATATAGTATTTTTCTTTCTTCATTTTCCTCTTCAACAGCAATAGTAGATATATCATCCTGAAGTCTGCGAACAACAGAAGGCTCAATAAAACATGTTCCTCCCGTGGAGGAGGTTTCTATCAGAGAACCGGCTACCATGTTCTTATATTCTCTTTTTACCGGCAGCACGAAATGCCCGTTCCTCATAGAAACAAAACTGTCTGCAAACCATAGCTTATTACCCCTTAAAATACTTTCAAGCTTTGAACGGATTTGCTGATGGGCATTTTCCTTTCTTCTGCGAATATCCCTCAGCTTTGGTGATGCTGCATCATCAACACGTCCGTTTCTTATTGAACGCTCAATTTCTTCGCAAAGGTCGTTAAGAGCGTCTATTGAGCTGCCATAGTAAGTAATTTCATTCTCTTGGCTTTCAGCCCTTTTTAGGTATGATTTCATGCGTCTGCAAGCCAGAAGGAACTGTGATACCTCTTCGAATTGTTCAGGAACAAGCATTGCTCCCTTTGCGCATAAATCAAGAATTTTATCAAGGTCATTCATTGAAGACAGCGGGGGAGTACCCAAGCTTTCAAGAAGCCTCTTTGAATCAGTAGTTTCCTTTATTCTTCTTTTGCATTCATTTTCCCTCAGGTATGGCTCAAGGAGTGCAAGCCTTTCTTTTGCTTTTGGTGATACTGCATTTTCTTTAAGCATTTCAATTATTTTATTAAACTCGAGTGTTATAGCATATTTATTCATGATTACCCTCCTGTTATCGGCAGGCAGAGAGGTGTGTCCAATCTGCGTGAAACTTTATTTTAATTATGCGGACACAAAGCTTGTACATACTTTCTCCAGAACGAATAAAAAAGCATAACAGGAACAAACCCGTTACGCTTTGCTAAAATCATTTGAATACGGCTAATGACTATATACTAATAAAAATGGTTTTGAAGCATATCTGTAATGTACTGAACGTACGAAGCAGGTGTCCGACGATACCAAAACACAGGTATCGTTAATAAAAAGGTACACTAAATAAACAGGATTACAACCTGTCTAAGAAAAGAACCTTTTTGCAACTATTTAGTTGTTAATCACCTTTACAGATAATACCGACATCAAAACCTTCCTTTCATGTTGAAATTTATTTCAGAATAGCATATGCAATTTGAAATTGTCAAGATAACAATTGATAATACAAAAATAAAACCCTTCAATCTATTTAAGATTAAAGGGTTTTTGGTGACCCATCGCAGATTCGAACTGCGGACACCTTGATTAAAAGTCAAGTGCTCTGCCAACTGAGCTAATGGGTCAAATGGCTGGGATGGCTGGACTCGAACCAACGAAATGCCAGAGTCAAAGTCTGGTGCCTTACCGGCTTGGCTACATCCCAACGTCAAGCGCAAAACCTATTATAAAGGGGTTTGCACTTTTTGTCAAGCTTTATCGAAGAATTTATTTTTTTATTTTTGAACTTTAAAATCCTGTGTTGCTATGTCAATAAGTTTAAGGTCTTTGTTTCTTTCTTCTGCCATACGAATAGACCATTCGTTTTCAAATAAAATGGAATTTCTTCCTTCTTTATCCTCAACAATAATTGATGTACTTGGCAGGTTTAATTTTCTGGGATCCAGACCTTCATTCTCAATCCATCTGGCGTGTCTGAAAGGAAGATTCTGTACACGAAGTGATACGCCATATTCATTCTTTAGTCTGTATTCAAGGACTTCAAACTGCAAGGCACCTACAACACCTATAATTAAGGCTTCTATACCTATATCAATCTGTTTAAATACCTGTATGGCACCTTCCTCGGATAATTGGTCTATGCCCTTAATAAATTGCTTTCTCTTCATTGTATCGGCAGGAGATACCCTTGCGAAAAATTCGGCAGGGAAGATAGGAATACCTTCAAACCTTACGTTGCCGTTTCCTTCATATAATGTATCACCCAGATTGAAAATGCCCGGATCAAACAAACCAATAATGTCACCGGGATACGCTTCTTCTACGATTGTTCTTTCCTGAGCCATAAACTGCTGAGGTTGTGAAAGTCGTACATCCTTGCCGGCATTTACATGTTTTACGGTCATACCTTTTGTAAACTTTCCGGAGCATATTCTTATAAAAGCAAGTCTGTCCCTGTGAGTGGGATTCATATTTGCCTGAATTTTAAATATAAAGCCGGAGAATTTGTCACTTTCCGGGTCAATTTCACCATTGGAAGTTGTCTTGATTCCCGGTGAAGGAGCTAATTCCAAAAATGACTCAAGAAATGGCTGCACACCGAAATTTGTCATGGCACTTCCGAAGAACATGGGAGTTAATTCACCGCTGCGAATTTTTTCCTTATCGAATTCGTCTCCTGCCATATCCAAAAGCTCTATATCCTCACAAAGCTTGTCA of the Ruminiclostridium papyrosolvens DSM 2782 genome contains:
- a CDS encoding aldose epimerase family protein, encoding MSITKKIFGKMPDGTQVDIYTLKNSNNMSVDILNYGGTIVSILMPDKNGKIADIALGFDDIKRYMENDAYLGALIGRHGNRIEAAEFELNGKVYELVKNDGNNHLHGGKVGFHNVIWNVEIHEENGAEKLVLTHTSPDGEENYPGNLNVKVEYSLSEDNELKLDYNAVSDKDTVVNLTNHAYFNLSGHASGDVLKHQIYINADKFTPVNDECIPTGEIKDVKGTVMDFTKMSSFAEGIASGDEQIVYGLGYDHNWALNTNGNINEVACELYEPQSGRAMQVFTTKPGIQFYTGNHLNENVELIGKNNTVYNKRTGLCLETQFFPNAMKHKNFPSPILKANETYHYVTIYKFLNK
- a CDS encoding zinc-ribbon domain-containing protein, translating into MEDKTLTCKDCGATFTFTVGEQQFYAEKGFTNEPARCPDCRRAKKASQKSFNGGFNRR
- a CDS encoding endonuclease MutS2, encoding MNKYAITLEFNKIIEMLKENAVSPKAKERLALLEPYLRENECKRRIKETTDSKRLLESLGTPPLSSMNDLDKILDLCAKGAMLVPEQFEEVSQFLLACRRMKSYLKRAESQENEITYYGSSIDALNDLCEEIERSIRNGRVDDAASPKLRDIRRRKENAHQQIRSKLESILRGNKLWFADSFVSMRNGHFVLPVKREYKNMVAGSLIETSSTGGTCFIEPSVVRRLQDDISTIAVEEENEERKILYTLTSLVDEQLQVFKTNADIMETLDVFFAKAKLSVQMKANAADIHMNRRIVIKAGRHPLLNQSECVPLDFEIGNGIRGVVITGPNTGGKTVALKTVGLLSIMAQSGLHVPAASGSEFSMHNMILCDIGDGQSITENLSTFSAHITTINDILKQSTAESLVLLDEVGSGTDPAEGMGIATAILEELKNRGCLFVATTHYPEIKDYARNTAGLVNARMAFDKESLKPLYQLEIGEAGESCALYIAKRLGFPAHLLRLAHEAAYKEHHCAKVNASENKESFLSSIGQENQYEIQRNLKSPVLIRETPKKDVPQNRCSKFNIGDSVMVFPQKELGLVYQKANEQGELGVQIKGQKKLISHKRIKLHVPASELYPPDYDFSIIFDTVENRKTRHKMGKKHNPDLIIEYNYDETDK
- a CDS encoding peptide chain release factor 3; protein product: MPDLKNEIKKEVSRRKTFAIISHPDAGKTTLTEKLLLYGGAIRLAGSVKARKANKYAVSDWMEIEKQRGISVTSSVMQFEYNDYCINILDTPGHQDFSEDTYRTLVAADSAVMLIDGAKGVEAQTIKLFHVCKMRGIPIFTFVNKMDRASKDPFELMEEIEQVLGIRSYPMNWPIGTEGDFKGIYNRKHSQIELFDGGAHGQTQVSSTVGKVDDTIFADLLGSHYHDKLCEDIELLDMAGDEFDKEKIRSGELTPMFFGSAMTNFGVQPFLESFLELAPSPGIKTTSNGEIDPESDKFSGFIFKIQANMNPTHRDRLAFIRICSGKFTKGMTVKHVNAGKDVRLSQPQQFMAQERTIVEEAYPGDIIGLFDPGIFNLGDTLYEGNGNVRFEGIPIFPAEFFARVSPADTMKRKQFIKGIDQLSEEGAIQVFKQIDIGIEALIIGVVGALQFEVLEYRLKNEYGVSLRVQNLPFRHARWIENEGLDPRKLNLPSTSIIVEDKEGRNSILFENEWSIRMAEERNKDLKLIDIATQDFKVQK